From a region of the Balaenoptera musculus isolate JJ_BM4_2016_0621 chromosome 15, mBalMus1.pri.v3, whole genome shotgun sequence genome:
- the ADIG gene encoding adipogenin — translation MKYPLVPLVNELTFSFLVFWLCLPVALLLFLLIVWLHFLLSQDSEENDSDICFDWEPWSKGPAKFCQKTRHSQEEERPC, via the exons atgaagTACCCTCTGGTGCCGCTGGTGAACGAGCTGACGTTTTCTTTCCTGGTGTTCTGGCTCTGTCTGCCCGTGGCTTTGCTGTTGTTCTTGCTGATCGTCTGGCTACACTTCTTACTCAGCCAAG ATTCAGAGGAAAATGACTCAGATATTTGCTTTGATTGGGAGCCCTGGAGCAAAGGCCCCGCCAAGTTTTGCCAGAAGACACGCCATAGCCAAGAGGAGGAGAGGCCCTGCTAG